In Phycisphaerae bacterium RAS2, the DNA window AGATGACGATCGTGCGCAGGCGGACAGGCGTGTTGCCTTTGTACTCGATCGTGACCTGGCTCTTCGAGTCGGGCCGCAGCCACGGAATCTCGCCCTTCTCGCGCGCCTGGGCCAGCCGCTCGACCAGTCTGTGCGACAGGTGAATGGGCAGCGGCATGAGGGCGCGGGTCTCGCGGCAGGCGAAGCCGAACATCAGCCCCTGGTCGCCGGCGCCCTGGGCCTTGCCCTTCTTCGCGGTGACGCCCTGGCTGATGTCGGCCGACTGGCTGTGGATCGTGCGGATGACGGCGCAGCTCTTGTGGTCGAACTGGCAGGCCGGGTCGGTGTAGCCGATGTCGCGGATCGTGTCGCGGATGTCGTTCTCGATGCTGTTCAGAGCCAGCTCGGCGGCCTTGTTGTGAACGGTGATCTCGCCCGCGACGACGACCAGCCCGGTCGTGACGAGTGTCTCACAGGCCACGCGCGCGTCGGGGTCCTTGGCAAGCAAGGCATCGAGGACGGTATCGGAGATCTGGTCAGCCACCTTGTCGGGATGACCCATGCTGACGGATTCGGAGGTGAAAACATGTTGGCCGTTGGCCGCTTTTCCATTCTTGCCCACGTACGCGCTCCTCTGGAGTTAACGGGTTGCCGCTCCGCCGGTTGTGAAACGGGAAGGGTCGGTTCGGTCAATCGAGCCGGGCATTCTAATCGTGTGGGCGCGACGGAGCAAGCGATTCGCGCGAGTCGTTTCGCGCACATTGCATAGGAATCAAACGCGAAAAACCGCGGCCCAGGCTGCCCGGGGTCGTGCGCCCGAGCCGGCCGGAACCGCGGTTTTGCTCCGCCGTCCGCGCGCCCCTTGCAGGGCGCATTGACGGGGAAGGGTGGAGTGGAGCAGGTCAGGACCCGCCGCCCGTCGCCCTACTTCTGCGACTGGAGCGACTGGTATTTGTCGTACAACTCCGGCCGCGCCGCCTTCAGCGCGTCGGCGTTTTCGTACACATCGACCAGTTCATCCTCGCCGGAGCGCAACGTCACTTTGACCTTGCCGTCGGGAAGGGTTTCGAAGCTGGTCTTGGCGCGCTGGACGATGACGCCGGCGTGCGCGCCCGGAACAAAGCCAAATGTGCCGCCGTTTTCGTGGAGCTTCTTCATGGCCTCTTCGGCGCGCTTCATGGCCTCGCCGTGGTGCTTCATGACGTCGCCGTCGATGCGCCATTCAAACTTGCTGCCGTCCACCGGCTTGCCGAAGAAATGCACCGACGGGCCGTTCTGAAGCAGCTTGTGCGCCTCGGCATCACCCGCCTTCAGTTCGTCCTCGGTGGCATAAGTCTTGGTCGTGCTGTTCGTGTTGCCGTTCACCGTCTCGGTCGTCGTCACGGTGTAGGGGCCGTCGTTTTGCTTTTCGACACGAATCGATTTCCCCTGGCTCTTGCCGACATAGACCTGCTGCGTGCCGGGGCCCGGCACCGCGAGATTGAACTTGAAATCCATGTCATGCACGTCGGGGATCATCTTCATCACATCCGGCACGTCCGGCAGGTTGAACCCCTTGAACGTCCAGTTGCCGGCCGGATCCTTCTGCAACATGCCGCCGCGGCCGAACACGTTCCCGCCGACCATCTCCTCGCCTTCCGACTCGTACTTGGCCTTGGGCATCTGATCCATCGCGGGGCGCGTGCCGATCGTGATGTTCGCCGCCACCGGCTGGCCGCCTCGGACCACCGAGAACGCGTGCGCCTCGCCGGGCTGGAAGACTTTCACCTTCTCCAGAAACGCGCCGATGTCGTTCGTCAATTTCTGGCCGTCCACGGCCGTGATCACGTCGTACTGCTGGAGCCCGGCCGCGTCGGCGGGTGAGCCTTCGTACACGTTGCCGATCATCAGACCCACGCCGCTCTCGATCTTCAATTGCGACGCCAGCGGCTTGGGCAGCGGCGAGAATTGAACGCCCAGCCACGGACCGCCCGCCTTCAAACCCGAATCCTCACTGCCAAAAAACGTCAGGATCTTCGGCTGACTGTTCGGATCGTTCGGATCGCCCGCGACACGGATTTTCTGGACGACTTTGGTGCCGTCCCCGGGCTGCGTCGGGTCGCCCGCGCCGACAAACGCGAACGCGACCTGATCACCATCCTCGGTCACCCAGGCGCCGTCGCCATTGCCAAAAGCCTCGACGACGACCTCTTCGCAGTCGGCGTCGCCCGTCACGATTCGCATCTTTGCGAGGGCCTTGCACTCGACCTTCGCCGGCTCGGCAGCCGGGTCCTCAACCGCGGCCCGCGCCGAACTCGACGCCATGGCCGCACAACACAACACCGCCAGCCAACGAATGGATCGCATGGGAAACACTCCTTTTTCGCAGTCCTCACGTCGCGAGCGCTTCGTGCGCCGCGCGTTTTGAATTCGGCTCGCTCTTTCGTGCATTCAATTCCATAGACGGGCGACGCGCCCGGCTGCCTGTCAAAAATCCGCCACGATCGGCTCGACCCGCGTCGCGCGCGTGTTCCGCTCAAACACGTAAATCACGTTCGGATCATCGCCGCGAACGCCGATCACGTCGCGCATCACGTCGCGCTGACGCCGTTTCGGCAGGTAGTCATCATCTCGGTATTCCACGTACGCCGGCGCGCCGCCCTGCATTGGCGACGGGGCCAATTGGGCCGTACGCGGCTGAACCGATCGC includes these proteins:
- the degP1 gene encoding putative periplasmic serine endoprotease DegP-like precursor — protein: MRSIRWLAVLCCAAMASSSARAAVEDPAAEPAKVECKALAKMRIVTGDADCEEVVVEAFGNGDGAWVTEDGDQVAFAFVGAGDPTQPGDGTKVVQKIRVAGDPNDPNSQPKILTFFGSEDSGLKAGGPWLGVQFSPLPKPLASQLKIESGVGLMIGNVYEGSPADAAGLQQYDVITAVDGQKLTNDIGAFLEKVKVFQPGEAHAFSVVRGGQPVAANITIGTRPAMDQMPKAKYESEGEEMVGGNVFGRGGMLQKDPAGNWTFKGFNLPDVPDVMKMIPDVHDMDFKFNLAVPGPGTQQVYVGKSQGKSIRVEKQNDGPYTVTTTETVNGNTNSTTKTYATEDELKAGDAEAHKLLQNGPSVHFFGKPVDGSKFEWRIDGDVMKHHGEAMKRAEEAMKKLHENGGTFGFVPGAHAGVIVQRAKTSFETLPDGKVKVTLRSGEDELVDVYENADALKAARPELYDKYQSLQSQK